ATCTAGTATAATGGAAAATTTGACTTATCCTTCTTGCGAACAAATCTACACCTCTTTCTCTTTCCACATCAGCAATTATCCTACTTGACAAAGTTAAGCAAGACTGACGTTACTCCATTGTACACGGTCTACCTTGATGTACAAGACACAACATTTCTCTGATATCCTTCTGTTGCTAGCTACTCCAATCTGACTGTCTCACTCTTTCCCCTGTCAAAGCACCACCACACTCAAGCCACTTTAGTTCCTGCGGCTGTGTCGTTGCTAAGTATAGCATATATGTATCGTATCACATCGCCCATATCCTGGtcaggtgcatgcatgcatgcagttatGGGCCGCTTTCCGCTCCATCCCATTCCCATGGGGGGATCAGATAGCTCCCGGACCTTTTTCGCACTGAACTGCGGCTGGATAGctctacatgcatgcacctgGAAGTGGTAACCTGTAGCTTAGCACATTccagaaataaagaaaaagaaagccTCCTGTAGCTGCACACACATCGCAATCTTTTAACCACATCAGGGCACCAAATAAACGAGAGAGAGTCAAGTTGCGGCATGTAGCCACGAAATCGACGTCTCTAGCTCTCATCTCatctgatttgatttgatcacATCGCAATTAAGGAAGAAAGGGGTAATAATTGGAGAAAGTGTTCCAGATATAACATTTCTTCTTCTGgcatgtatatgtatataccTCCTCCTTTTTATGGATCTGATCTCTGGCTAGCTTATGACTAACTAGGGCAAACTTACTTAGACTGCTGGTATTTTTCAATGTACACTTGCTATATATTCTTACATCCAAGAACAATAGTCAGTTTACAGTAAACAAAGCAAGATTAGGTTCGGTCGAGCTTGCTGTGTGTGGTATGCatgagaagaaagaaagaaaacaaacaaacaactgGAGCAAGAGATCAAGATCAGCTCTAAGCTAGTACCGTGCATGGATCGATGGATCAACTTTGCAAGCAAGCAACTTGAAGCAAGCATGGAGGAGAGATCAGGGAAAAAACGGgagctaattaagctaggTCAGCGCGAAGTCTATGCATCGCCTCTTGAAAACCGCGTGCGTCGGATGATCAGGAGACGCCTCGCTGTGATTCCTGGATCTCTTGCATATGCTCGTCTTCGTctccagctccggcgccgccgcgagcaGGTCGACGCCGAAGAGCCGCACGCTCCTCACTACCGCTCCCGgccgcggcgacgacgacctcgTGTCGGCCTTCGTCCGGAGCTTGCAGTCGATGAAcagctgctgctggctgccgttgccgttgccgttggCGGAAGCGGAGCGGTAGAAGCCgacggcgtcgccggcgcAGAGCCCCTTCTCCTTGACGAAGCGGCTCCAGCCTTTGGTGAGCACGTAGCTCTGGCTGCTGTTCCAGTACGAGTACCGGAACCTCCACGCCTTGCCCGCTCCGTCCTCGAAGTTCAGAAGCATGCCTTTGTTAGATTccccggagccggagccggagaagacgGCTCCGGAGCTGGAGCCGAGCTGCTGCAGCGGGAAGTGCTTCTCCGCGTGCTGCTTGGGGATCACGAGCCGGTTCAGCTTCCCCACGTCGCTCGGCGTCACCGTCTTGTCGAACAAGTGCTCCCGATCCCGGACTTgtcgcgccgctgccggagccggagacgaagacgaaggCGAGAAAtcgggcggcgccggaggcgaggaagaagaagtgaAGAGGGCGAGCTCGTCGAGGTAGGTGTGCTTGCGGAGCATGTCCACGACCTCGCCCTTGGATCGGGAAGCCAGGAagcggagctcggcggcgtcgGAGGGGAGGGCGCGGAAGTTGGTGACGGCGTCGCGGCCGCGGAAgcgctgggcggcggcgtcgtaggcgcgcgccgcctcggcTTCCCCCGTGAAGGTGCCGAGCCACACGCGGCTGTGCCGCTCGTAGATCTGCGCGCCCCACCGCCCGTTGGGCTGCGGCACCACGCCCTTGTACCGCGACGAAGGCAGCTTGTTgttcacggcggcggccatggcgatgcggcggccggcggcggagtcggcctcctcctccgccgtcgctGATGCGTCGACGTCCATCACCgcgctggtggcggcgccgctgcccaCGCGGTGTAGAGGAGTCATCTTCGTCGGCGCCGGTGACGGGGACGAAGGGGGGGACTTGATCTTTCCCGTGGGCGTGGCCATGGaagcgctgccgccgctgctggaTTCGTCCAGGAGGCAGCTGGTGGTGCTGTCCATGCGATCGATCACTGTGGGAGGAAATGGAGATGCTTAGCTAGGGAGAGAGAGTGGCTTAGCGAAAGGTTCGTGGAAGCAGAAGGAAGCGCGTGTGATATATAGGGAGAGAGGAAGCCAGTGTGTGTGAGTGTACCTAGCTTAGCTAAGCTAATGCATACATACCACCCACAGCCCACAGGACACTGCCACATTATATATTCTATTTTTGTACACATGGGCATATGGTTTTGATCTTgtcttttatatatatatatatatatatatatatatatatatatatatatatatatatatatatatatatatatatatatatatagatatatctatatatatatatatgcatgtatgtgTAGGTAGACATATTACAGTCTACTATGTTTTATTTAATGATACTATCTATTTTTTATTATGATTTTATTATTTCTAAGGcgaccgagaaataactatttttaagACGATGTTAATAATCGTCTGATCCAATCATTGAAATTCGTGCAATATTTATGAAAGGACAAAGGATGAGAAAAATCTTAATCGAATGACTATGATTGTTAACCGAGAAATAACAATTTTTTAAAGTCGATTGAGAAATATACACTCCCATCTTAATTATGATTTATGAAGGCAATATTTTTACAATTATTGTTGGATTTTTGTGTATTCCTCATGGGCTTGTGTTGGTATATATGGGTCAACTCGAGGGGATCAGATGAGGAAAGGTATGGGTGATCCCAactttcttttaaaaaaacagagtGATGGTCAGGGGAGATGACCTATGTGATGATGCACCATATATCGGCCATgctatatatgcatggatgCGGGTGAACTTTAGGTGTCATCCTTGCAATTCTTGTGTTTGAGTTTTACTAAGTTTAGCTTGGCTTGGCTTAGCGAGAGAATGGAGAAAAGTAGTAAAGCCTACAAGTGGACGGGAATTGAGATATACTATAGCAGTACATGCTAATCCATTCTCTTGGCTTTTATGCCACGGGCAATACATTGTGTGCCGGTCTCTCGTAGTAGATtaacggcgacggcgatggaTGCCATTGGAGAATTTTCTGGAAATTCTAGATCGATCGCTGGATAACTAATAAGCATATGCATGTCTGCGTCCATGGATCGATATATATAGCTTTCCAGATTCCTGTTCCATCTTATTCTTACTTGACCATTCACTGTGCATGCTATATATGTACTTCTCAGCAAATTAATATAGTGAACATAAAATCGACATGTCACGACCGGTTAATTTAGTGACGCCGATAATGATCATCGATCAGTGACCATCAAACTTTAATCAGGTCAAATGTACGGTTCGATTTGATCGACTAGCTTGTACGCACATGTGTATATTTGTTTGCAGTACACTCCAACAATATGATATTTTCACTCAAGTCGGCACTGTTGGATTTTAGCAGGCATATACTACTGGAATCGTATGAACAAAGTATAAATATATGATTATATTATTATAAGATTTACCAACTCGATCTTAACTTAATCGGCTAGCTACATGCATGGTCAGATTCGTTGCTACGTATACAAGCGTGGCCGCTAGCTTCGCTGTCATAAGTGCGACCTTATGTGTGCAAGTTGATCGGGGAGCAGACAGCAGAGTAATTGCAACAGACGACTTGGTGCAAAGACTTGGCTCGCAAAGTCTAAAGTCTTTCTCAAGGCTCTCGTGGAATCGAGTCGAGTACAGTGTAGAATTTTATTACGTACAGTGGTTTGCAAGAAAGGTCGTTGAACTGTTTTTGAGCTATATAAAAGTATAAGAAAGCGAATTGGCTAGGGAGCAGTCGCCTGAGAATTAGCTTTTCTCAGTCGATGCTTGTGAGACGTTGGATCAGGCATCAAAGATTCGTGGTGCAGAAAGACAGCGCAGAGTTTTCTTTGAATAAATAAGGCCGCGTCCCTCTATAGACAACAAAGTCATGTTGTTGCACTGATAATGTGCTTTGTTTTCCAGACAGAGATGAAAGGTTCAAATCTTCATCTTGACAGATTTATGTAAGATTTTAAGTCTtcagtttttcctttcttcaaTTTATTAGAATAGCGCACAAattttcacgtgcaattttagaaccgcacacaaaatttcacatgCGATTTTTAGACTCGTGCACAAATTTCACGTGAAATTAGAATCCGtataaaatttcacgtgcaatttttagaatcgtgcaCAAAATTTCAAGTGCACTTAGAATCACTTATAAAacttcacgtgcaatttttagaatcacgCACAAAacttcacgtgcaatttttagaatcgtgcagaaaatttcacgtgcaattagAATATcgcataaaatttcacgtgcaaatTTTAGAATTGTCTGTAATTTTTCCTGCTATaaattttctcttttgcaagAAATTTGAATTGCAGTTTTTAAATTGCACAATGGTTTTATGATTATTTTAGTTGCATGAGAATTTTATAATATTGCCTATGTCCCAGCAAGCCTACAAAGTCAGGAGAACACAcaaactcaaaagaaaaaaaaagcagccaGCGGGGTGAGTATAATCGGGTAGAAATAGctataaaaaaatcaatcaattGCTAGCCAGTACTACCATCGAcgttctcagtcgactgagccCAAGCGAGTCCCGAAAGCATAAGAAAGACTCTGCATCCGGGGACTAGCTAATTAGGAGTAAATCGGAACGGAGACTTCCCCCTTTTGCATGGGACAGCGAGTGATCAGGAAATTACAGTGTAGCTACCTCCAGATTAATTCCTGATCAGCGTCTTTTCCCCTCTTCGGAACGCCGCACGTGTCCTAACAGCCATGGTTCCATGGATCTCTCTGCCCCTTGTTTCTGGTGTCTTCAGCGACGTTGCAAGGTAGAGGAATCGTGTCTTGGTTTATCTTTTTTTGGATGGATCTCAGTCCCTCAATTGATAGTACCTTTTTAAAATACATTTTATGAAATGCTTTTTAGGTTTGTTTTGGTTCCTTATCTCCTTCCATGGAACGGGGTAGTCTGGAGGCCATAATAATTGTGTTTCATCGAGTCAAGAGTAATAAAGGGCGTAGAGTTCCGCGATCCGCTCGAGACGGTGAGGTAACGAATCCTAGACACTTGTGTTTCTCGGGTTTAGGCCCAATCTTGATGTTGATTCCTTCAGCATCGACATGAATCCTAGAGACCTTGTATGTAAGTAGTACATGAGCGTGTGCCCCGTGAATGCCGTTCCTTTGAGTGATGGCGTCAGACGTGGACCGAGGGATTCATGCTACACCGGCGATGACTTCTTCTTTGGAACGCTGGTCTCCGTAAATCTTAGTTTTGATGACTTCTTGTCTGCAGGCAACAACGTCAGGCTGGGTCCGATTGCGACGCACCATCGATCACTGATTCGTGTTGGTGGAGGAAGACAAAGAGTTCCTGGTGTTTTGGGGTTTCTGTTATGAGTTCCCTCCGATGGTGAAGTTACATTTTGTTCAATGAAGATTTTTGTTTattcaaaaaaagagagagaataaTTTCTGATCTTCCGCGCTCTCAACAATTTGGCAGCCGTATGTGCATGCACGCGTCTACTTTAGAAGTATAACCACATTTGCCATCTTAAAACATGGAATTCCTAAGAGATAGCTATTTTTATATCACTAAGGCCATAATACCTAGATATAAAATTTACATAACTACTACATAAAAGACACAAGATAACCTTTCTGATCAgatgaatatatattttttgaactgCAATAGCAGTATCAGATGAATATTTACATTGACCGATAAATACTTGGCTTTTCGTATTTGTGAAATTAGAAATCCTCGTACCTTAATGAAAGGAAGATCGATCCTATCTTTTCCGTTAGGTGTTTGACCAAGTATGACATTCATTCTCTGAAAAGAATAAAATGCAGAGCTGCAATCACGGGAAAAATATATACCCATGAGCTAGCGCGTAATAAAATTAAAGCGGGCGATGCAAATCCAAAGAAGTTAAACGTACTCCAGGGGTAGCACAGATGATTAGCAGCAGGGTTATTGGTCTTATGTTG
The Brachypodium distachyon strain Bd21 chromosome 2, Brachypodium_distachyon_v3.0, whole genome shotgun sequence genome window above contains:
- the LOC100824064 gene encoding AP2/ERF and B3 domain-containing protein Os05g0549800, which gives rise to MDSTTSCLLDESSSGGSASMATPTGKIKSPPSSPSPAPTKMTPLHRVGSGAATSAVMDVDASATAEEEADSAAGRRIAMAAAVNNKLPSSRYKGVVPQPNGRWGAQIYERHSRVWLGTFTGEAEAARAYDAAAQRFRGRDAVTNFRALPSDAAELRFLASRSKGEVVDMLRKHTYLDELALFTSSSSPPAPPDFSPSSSSPAPAAARQVRDREHLFDKTVTPSDVGKLNRLVIPKQHAEKHFPLQQLGSSSGAVFSGSGSGESNKGMLLNFEDGAGKAWRFRYSYWNSSQSYVLTKGWSRFVKEKGLCAGDAVGFYRSASANGNGNGSQQQLFIDCKLRTKADTRSSSPRPGAVVRSVRLFGVDLLAAAPELETKTSICKRSRNHSEASPDHPTHAVFKRRCIDFALT